The Bacteroidota bacterium sequence TTTAAAAAATGGAAGAAAAAAATAGAAATACTGAGGGGAAAATCCTGAAAACTGCTGAGGATGTTTTTATTCGGAAAGGAAAGGCAGCTGCACGAATGCAGGAAATTGCCGATGAAGCTGGCATTAATAAAGCCCTGCTACACTACTATTATCGTTCGAAAGACAAATTGTTCGAGTCGGTTTTTACAACGGTCATTAAGCAACTAATGCTGCCAAAAATTGTGAAAATTGTAAACGAAGAAAGCGATGTTTTTGAAATTATCAGGAAATTTGCTGACTTTTATATTGGGGTTTTAATAAAAAATCCATACATACCATTGTTCGTTTTAGAGGAAATAAACAAAAATCCGCAGCGTTTGGCAGAGCTTTTCATTAGTGCCGGACTACCTTCCGAAAAATTAATTAAAAAAATTCAAAAGCAAATGGATGAAGGCTCAATAAAGCAAATGGACCCCCGTCAGATATTTGTGAATCTGATAGCATTATGTGTTTTTCCGCTGGTAGCAAGAAATATGGTACAGGCAATTTTGTTTAAAAACAATAAAAGAGAATATAATAAATTTCTGAAATCGCGAAAAACTGAAGTTGCCGATTTTATAATAAATTCAATAAAAACATAAATTAATAATTTGAAAATAAACATGTTGACTCTCCAATTTCCAATTTCTAATTTCAAAAAAATATGAGAACTAAACTATTACTAATACTTATCCTATTTTCGACCCAACTAATATCGCAGGATAAAATAACTCTTTTCGAATGTCAGCAAAAGGCAATTTCTAAGCATCCTCTCGGACTGAAAAAAGCTGAGCTGGAAAAAATAAAATCGCTCGACATGCAAATAATTCAGAGTGCATATTTGCCAAAATTGTTAATTGGCGGGCAAGCAAGCTATCAATCCGATGTAATCAATTTGGATATTGACATGCCCGGAATTAATATTCCAACCCCAACTAAAGATCAGTACAAAATGTTTTTAGACCTAAATCAAATAATTTATGATGGAGGACTCACCAAAAGCAGGAAAGAACTGAGGAAGGCTTCTGTAAAAACTGAAATTCAACAGCTTGAAGTTGAAATGTTTGGACTAAAGGAAAAAGTGAATAAGTTTTTTTTCTTAGATTTCATATTAAAAGAAAACCTTCAATTATTAATAAATGCAAAAAATCTTGTTTCCGAGAAATTGGGTGCTGTAAAATCAGGTGTAGAAAATGGAATTTTGCTGCAATCAGACCTTCTGACTATGGAAGTTGAAATAATTAAACTCGAGCAAAATATTGAAGATGTGAAACTTTACTTAGTTTCAAGTCTGGAGATTCTCGAAATTTTGACTGGCGAAAGCTTAAAGA is a genomic window containing:
- a CDS encoding TetR/AcrR family transcriptional regulator, producing MEEKNRNTEGKILKTAEDVFIRKGKAAARMQEIADEAGINKALLHYYYRSKDKLFESVFTTVIKQLMLPKIVKIVNEESDVFEIIRKFADFYIGVLIKNPYIPLFVLEEINKNPQRLAELFISAGLPSEKLIKKIQKQMDEGSIKQMDPRQIFVNLIALCVFPLVARNMVQAILFKNNKREYNKFLKSRKTEVADFIINSIKT
- a CDS encoding TolC family protein, which codes for MRTKLLLILILFSTQLISQDKITLFECQQKAISKHPLGLKKAELEKIKSLDMQIIQSAYLPKLLIGGQASYQSDVINLDIDMPGINIPTPTKDQYKMFLDLNQIIYDGGLTKSRKELRKASVKTEIQQLEVEMFGLKEKVNKFFFLDFILKENLQLLINAKNLVSEKLGAVKSGVENGILLQSDLLTMEVEIIKLEQNIEDVKLYLVSSLEILEILTGESLKNSQLSLPDNSVVLEKLSIRPENTLFQFQKEQLNLAANLKKNENNPKIFGFGQFAYGKPGLNMLSEDFDTYFLAGIKLSWNFWDWQKTKKEVEIFKIKADIIDFHKSSFEQGQNILLANASKNIGSLEQKIDKDLKIIELQKQILESFSSQLNNGVITSSEYLSQLNLVTQAEINLKTHEIQLIEAKIDYNNIQGK